CGTGCCCAGTAGCTCCTTGGACGCCTTGCAGCCACCGTGTATCGCCGGCACCAGTTGGCGATACATCAAGGGCGAGTCCAGGCGGTAGTTGGCCGGCAGTTCCCAGACGATCAGCTTGGGCGGCGCCTCGGGCTTGTAGTCGGCGGACAGCAGATATTCCAGGAGCGAGCCGTCCTCGCCCACGCCGGGCAGTGCGTAGTTGAGCACATCCGCCTGCAGGTACTGTTTCAGGTAGCCGTCGAAGTTGAACTGCTTGCTCTCGTCCTCACGGGCCGCGGCATTGCTGTCGCCGACCAGGATCACCTCGGGGTCGGGCGCTTCGTCGAACAGCGCATCGCTGCTATCGGCCACTGGCACGGTCTGGTAGCCGCGTACGTACTGGAACCCGTAGTTGTTGCCGCAGATGTAGCTCAGGGCCAGGTTCAGCGTGCCGTCCTTGGGTACCATCACGCCGGGCTCGGTGCTGTAGCGTTTCTTGCTCAAGCCACTGTAGAACGGCTGGCGGCGGATCTCCTCGGCCATCAACCTCGCCGTGGCCTCGGCGCCGGTCGGGGTCCAGTGGTGGTCGCGGCGGAAGAAGTATTCGCCCTGAGGCGGCTGGCGCACCAGCTGCATCATCGGCGCCACCACCGCGCCGCCCTGGCGCAGTTGCCCCAGGTAGGTATCGAGGTTGCGGCTGGCGCGCTCGAAGTCGAAGCCATGCAACTGGTCGGCGTAGAGCTTGTCGCGGTGCATCAGGCCGCGGGTTGGCTGGACCGCCATGGCCACCTGGATGCCCTGGCGGTGGAATGCGTCCATCAGCCGGGCGAACTCCGGGCGCATGGGCGCGGGAATGCCGAAGTCGTTGGTCAGGTCGACCATCGA
This sequence is a window from Pseudomonas maumuensis. Protein-coding genes within it:
- a CDS encoding alginate O-acetyltransferase AlgX-related protein — translated: MNTFLPLGLAATLALTALSGQAAEPARPGCENLQCMVCPALAEPQHYAEGRMKLMRQIVPGKERWLFRSMVDLTNDFGIPAPMRPEFARLMDAFHRQGIQVAMAVQPTRGLMHRDKLYADQLHGFDFERASRNLDTYLGQLRQGGAVVAPMMQLVRQPPQGEYFFRRDHHWTPTGAEATARLMAEEIRRQPFYSGLSKKRYSTEPGVMVPKDGTLNLALSYICGNNYGFQYVRGYQTVPVADSSDALFDEAPDPEVILVGDSNAAAREDESKQFNFDGYLKQYLQADVLNYALPGVGEDGSLLEYLLSADYKPEAPPKLIVWELPANYRLDSPLMYRQLVPAIHGGCKASKELLGTKLQRPALKVGERIELLSNAGSARQAVSKGFLDIRLSDRNVKDFYIIVYYDNGARDKVWFRREAAVGGGQYYLELSRAPEFAGANLLSVFLEPTKAGTAATDVETRLCL